The following are encoded in a window of Terriglobia bacterium genomic DNA:
- a CDS encoding IS1595 family transposase, with protein MNRRQTIPKHLRYTINDFNAQFPDNDSCLEHLKEQRFPGGIAHCEKCGVERKHHRVTGRPAYACGHCGTMISPMAGTIFAKSSTSLHLWYYAMYLMASTRCGISAKQIQRETGVTYKTAWRMFKQIRSLLSENNDTQLEGDAVEMDESYFGGRNRRGSKPGRPGIKSHRQCVVGIVERNGRALALTSENATKQNLHRIAQERILPESTVFTDDWMGYGGLAEAANVTHKRINHSEKIYVLGDIHTQTIDGFWSLIKRGIGGVYHQVSKKYLQSYLDEYTFRYNRRDQGNLIFNAFLERVCERAV; from the coding sequence ATGAACCGCAGACAAACAATTCCAAAGCACTTGCGCTATACGATCAATGATTTTAACGCTCAATTCCCTGATAACGATAGCTGCCTTGAGCACCTCAAGGAACAGCGGTTCCCCGGCGGGATTGCCCACTGTGAGAAGTGCGGAGTCGAGCGGAAGCATCACCGCGTTACGGGTCGCCCTGCGTATGCTTGCGGTCACTGTGGAACGATGATTTCCCCGATGGCGGGAACAATCTTTGCGAAGTCGAGCACGTCTCTCCATCTCTGGTACTACGCTATGTATTTGATGGCTTCCACTCGTTGCGGAATTTCGGCAAAACAGATTCAGCGGGAAACTGGAGTCACGTATAAAACTGCATGGAGAATGTTCAAACAGATTCGTTCGTTGCTGTCCGAAAACAATGACACGCAATTGGAGGGAGACGCCGTCGAAATGGACGAATCTTACTTTGGCGGAAGAAACCGCAGAGGGTCTAAACCCGGTCGCCCAGGAATCAAGAGCCATAGACAGTGTGTGGTGGGTATCGTGGAACGCAATGGACGTGCTCTTGCGCTGACCTCGGAGAACGCAACAAAGCAAAATCTGCATCGCATTGCACAAGAGCGAATCCTGCCTGAGTCCACAGTGTTCACGGACGATTGGATGGGCTATGGCGGGTTGGCTGAGGCCGCGAACGTTACGCACAAGCGCATCAATCACTCCGAGAAAATTTACGTCCTAGGTGACATTCACACCCAAACGATTGACGGCTTTTGGAGCCTGATAAAACGCGGCATCGGCGGCGTCTATCATCAGGTTTCAAAGAAGTACCTGCAAAGCTACTTAGACGAGTACACGTTCCGCTACAACCGCAGAGATCAGGGGAATTTGATATTTAATGCTTTTTTGGAGAGGGTTTGCGAGAGAGCGGTTTAG
- a CDS encoding APC family permease, protein MLTFISYWRAAAIVLNDLGSSAFYAGGIAEQAVGKAAPWFILGVMLFAFAVRSVYVESCSMFTRGGVYRVVKEALGGTFAKLSVSALMFDYILTGPISGVSAGQYIAGLINELFSAAEVHGWVPRAMHHMLNGHALHINENYAAAAFALAVTIYYWWENIKGIEESSDKALRVMQITTVMVVILLVWAIYTVMKNGASLPPLPVPANLKFSDEALGFLKGTDLAKSFGLFGILIAFGHSVLAMSGEESLAQVNREIASPKLRNLKRAALIIAVFSFVFTGIGSMLAVMIIPDSVRVSVYKDNLISGMAMYMVGPHMLKLIFRVFVVGVGFLILSGAINTSIIGSNGVLNRVSEDGVLTDWFRRPHRKYGTSYRIVNLIVGLQLITILASRGNVYVLGEAYAFGVIWSFTFNSLAMLVLRFKYKGERGWRVPPNIPFPIGRDKATGKWKTVELPVGLASVHLVLLSTAVVNIFTKQVATVAGLAFSIGFFFIFLVSEKVNKRKFAHVEQQMKEHFQLVQQDTIGRETVQVRPENLLVTVRDYNTLNHLRWALEVTDTHDQDIVVMEARLTGYGSAEYDLAMEQIFSDYEQTLFTKAVSIAESYGKTISLLVVPARDVFSAIVQTASSMESSAVVSGLSSKMTGEEQAFRLGQAWEAMPEPKRQFVFQVVRPDQSVESYRIGPHTPTMKTEDVHLVHKIWLDLKKFPGTEEIHHSDIITLALTRLSRDYNLDRDDVLKNLKRSSRAASTATTTATTASFVREPDTVDTQKRTDDPRKDRPMPPMTGPK, encoded by the coding sequence ATGCTCACGTTCATCTCCTACTGGCGCGCCGCGGCCATTGTCCTCAATGACCTTGGTTCTTCCGCTTTTTACGCCGGCGGCATCGCGGAACAGGCGGTCGGCAAGGCCGCGCCCTGGTTCATTCTGGGCGTGATGCTCTTCGCCTTTGCCGTGCGCTCGGTGTACGTGGAAAGCTGTTCCATGTTCACCCGCGGCGGCGTGTATCGCGTGGTGAAAGAGGCCCTGGGCGGAACGTTTGCCAAGTTGAGCGTCTCCGCGCTGATGTTTGACTACATCCTCACCGGCCCGATCTCCGGCGTCTCCGCCGGCCAATACATTGCCGGGCTGATCAACGAGCTGTTCTCCGCGGCAGAAGTCCACGGCTGGGTGCCGCGGGCCATGCACCACATGCTGAACGGCCACGCTCTCCACATCAATGAGAATTACGCCGCAGCGGCCTTTGCCCTGGCCGTGACCATCTATTACTGGTGGGAAAACATCAAGGGCATTGAGGAGTCCAGCGACAAAGCGCTGCGCGTGATGCAGATCACCACCGTCATGGTGGTCATCCTGTTGGTGTGGGCGATTTACACGGTGATGAAGAACGGCGCTTCCCTGCCCCCGCTGCCCGTGCCTGCAAACCTGAAGTTCAGCGACGAGGCGCTGGGCTTCCTGAAAGGGACGGACCTGGCCAAATCGTTCGGGCTATTCGGGATTCTCATCGCCTTCGGCCACTCCGTGCTGGCCATGAGCGGCGAAGAATCGCTGGCCCAGGTGAACCGCGAAATCGCAAGTCCAAAGCTGCGCAACCTGAAACGCGCGGCGCTGATCATCGCCGTGTTCAGCTTTGTGTTCACCGGAATCGGCTCCATGCTGGCCGTGATGATCATTCCGGACAGCGTGCGGGTTTCGGTTTACAAAGACAACTTGATCAGCGGCATGGCCATGTATATGGTGGGGCCGCATATGCTCAAGCTGATCTTCCGGGTATTTGTGGTGGGCGTGGGGTTCCTGATTCTCTCCGGCGCCATCAACACCTCCATCATCGGCTCCAACGGCGTGCTCAATCGGGTTTCTGAAGACGGGGTCCTGACGGACTGGTTCCGGCGCCCGCACCGGAAGTACGGCACCAGCTACCGCATCGTCAACTTGATCGTTGGACTGCAGTTGATCACCATCCTGGCCAGCCGGGGCAACGTGTACGTGCTGGGTGAAGCCTACGCTTTCGGCGTGATCTGGAGCTTCACCTTCAACAGCCTGGCCATGCTGGTGCTCCGCTTCAAATACAAGGGCGAACGCGGTTGGCGCGTGCCTCCTAACATCCCGTTCCCCATCGGAAGAGACAAGGCCACCGGCAAGTGGAAGACGGTTGAACTCCCCGTGGGCCTGGCGTCCGTCCATCTGGTGCTGCTCTCGACCGCGGTGGTGAACATCTTCACCAAACAGGTGGCCACGGTGGCCGGGCTGGCGTTTTCCATCGGGTTCTTCTTCATCTTTCTGGTCTCAGAAAAGGTCAACAAACGCAAGTTCGCGCACGTTGAGCAGCAAATGAAAGAGCACTTCCAACTGGTGCAGCAGGACACCATTGGACGTGAAACGGTCCAGGTGCGTCCGGAGAACCTGCTGGTCACGGTGCGCGACTACAACACGCTCAACCACCTGCGCTGGGCGCTGGAAGTGACCGACACGCACGACCAGGACATTGTGGTGATGGAGGCCCGCCTTACCGGCTACGGCTCCGCCGAATACGACCTGGCCATGGAACAGATCTTCAGCGACTACGAGCAGACCTTGTTCACCAAGGCGGTTTCCATCGCGGAGAGCTACGGCAAAACCATTTCCCTGCTGGTGGTCCCGGCGCGTGACGTCTTCTCGGCGATTGTGCAGACCGCCAGTTCCATGGAATCTTCCGCCGTGGTCTCCGGACTCTCCAGCAAAATGACGGGCGAAGAGCAGGCCTTCCGCCTGGGCCAGGCCTGGGAGGCCATGCCTGAACCCAAGCGCCAGTTCGTGTTCCAGGTGGTGCGCCCTGACCAGTCCGTGGAAAGCTACCGCATTGGCCCGCACACGCCAACCATGAAGACTGAGGACGTCCATCTGGTGCACAAGATCTGGCTGGACTTGAAGAAGTTTCCGGGGACGGAAGAGATCCATCACTCGGACATCATCACCCTGGCGCTCACCCGCCTCTCTCGCGACTACAACCTGGACAGAGACGACGTGCTGAAGAATCTAAAGCGGAGTAGCCGCGCAGCCTCGACCGCCACCACCACCGCCACGACCGCGTCCTTTGTGCGCGAGCCCGACACCGTGGACACCCAGAAGCGCACCGACGATCCGCGCAAAGACCGGCCCATGCCTCCCATGACCGGGCCGAAATAG
- the lnt gene encoding apolipoprotein N-acyltransferase — translation MRAIPNKAWYLALLSGGLQVLVFPKINLFFLCWIALVPLLYALLRGPGGEGAVVDSEGRSLRPFTLWQGFLLGWASGIVWYFGTCYWVYGVMTSFGGLNLLAVIPIMIAAALAYGLHHAVFGLLVVLMARRSSFGNRRPLFLAPFFWVAIELYRDRVTGFPWLPLGGAQVDNIPYARIAEVTGVYGLTFTVVLVNCAFVAGLLLMGRRRINLLISAVAAAIALQMGVFAKPEPFAASRQALLVQENVPVLDLVQWTPQYYDQTIGALALLSVEEQKKQPVRHAPGLIVWPESPAPFIISDPRLQYWLTEIARDTKSYMIVGATGVAPVANAADEPNIYNSALVMDPQGRVAGRYDKIHLVPYGEFVPFKDVLFFAKKLTREVGNFTPGTERKVFDLDGSRASVVICYESIFSNEVRQFTLNGAQVLINISNDGWYGETGADFQHLQMARMRAIENHRWLLIDSNSGITASIDPYGRIVTRAERNVRTALVAPFSPVSDITVYARYGDVFAWSCVVISILAVFLRWRIRAPTMIEARPA, via the coding sequence GTGCGAGCCATTCCCAACAAGGCATGGTACCTGGCCCTGCTCTCCGGCGGGCTGCAAGTTCTCGTCTTCCCCAAGATCAACCTGTTTTTTCTTTGCTGGATAGCCTTGGTCCCGCTGCTGTACGCGCTGCTGCGCGGCCCTGGAGGCGAAGGCGCGGTGGTGGATTCTGAAGGGCGCTCGCTGCGGCCGTTCACGCTGTGGCAAGGCTTCCTGCTGGGATGGGCCAGCGGCATCGTGTGGTATTTCGGCACGTGTTATTGGGTCTACGGCGTGATGACCAGCTTTGGCGGGCTGAATTTGCTGGCGGTGATTCCCATCATGATTGCCGCCGCCCTGGCTTACGGCCTGCACCATGCGGTGTTTGGACTGCTGGTGGTGCTGATGGCCCGGCGGTCGTCCTTCGGAAACCGGCGGCCGTTGTTCCTGGCGCCGTTCTTCTGGGTGGCGATTGAACTCTATCGCGACCGCGTGACCGGCTTCCCCTGGCTGCCGCTGGGAGGCGCGCAGGTGGACAACATTCCTTATGCGCGCATTGCCGAAGTCACCGGCGTTTACGGGCTGACCTTTACCGTGGTCCTGGTGAACTGCGCGTTTGTTGCCGGGCTGCTGCTGATGGGGCGCCGGCGCATCAATCTTTTGATTTCCGCGGTGGCCGCGGCCATCGCGCTGCAGATGGGCGTGTTCGCCAAGCCTGAGCCGTTCGCCGCTTCGCGACAGGCCCTGCTGGTGCAGGAAAACGTCCCCGTGCTGGACCTGGTGCAGTGGACGCCGCAGTATTACGACCAGACCATTGGCGCGCTGGCGCTGCTCAGCGTGGAAGAACAGAAGAAACAGCCCGTCCGGCACGCGCCGGGGCTGATCGTGTGGCCGGAATCGCCCGCGCCGTTCATCATTTCCGACCCGCGCCTGCAGTACTGGCTGACGGAGATCGCGCGGGACACCAAGTCCTACATGATTGTGGGCGCCACCGGCGTGGCGCCGGTTGCAAACGCCGCCGACGAGCCCAACATCTACAACTCCGCCCTGGTCATGGACCCGCAAGGCCGCGTTGCCGGACGCTATGACAAGATCCACCTGGTCCCCTACGGCGAATTTGTCCCCTTCAAAGACGTTTTGTTCTTCGCCAAAAAGCTCACCCGGGAGGTGGGCAACTTTACTCCGGGGACGGAACGCAAGGTGTTTGACCTGGACGGCTCCCGCGCGTCGGTGGTGATTTGCTATGAGTCCATCTTTTCCAATGAAGTGCGGCAGTTCACCCTGAACGGCGCGCAGGTGCTGATCAACATTTCCAATGACGGCTGGTACGGCGAAACCGGCGCGGATTTTCAGCATCTGCAGATGGCCCGCATGAGGGCGATTGAAAACCATCGCTGGCTGCTGATTGACAGCAACAGCGGAATCACCGCGTCCATTGATCCTTACGGGCGGATCGTGACGCGCGCGGAGCGCAACGTGCGCACCGCCCTGGTGGCCCCGTTTTCCCCGGTCAGCGATATCACCGTGTACGCCCGCTACGGCGACGTTTTTGCCTGGAGCTGTGTGGTAATCTCAATATTGGCGGTGTTTTTGCGGTGGCGCATACGGGCGCCCACCATGATTGAAGCCCGCCCGGCGTAG
- the prfB gene encoding peptide chain release factor 2 (programmed frameshift), with protein MVEELEREYSSVRDKVADLRSYLDSPSVRAQLAEVEKQVADPSVWTDQARSQTLMRQRKRLEDSLAMDSDLARRMEDIRAYFDLAREGEAVTAELQKEINDLREIAEKLETQTLLSGENDMRNAIVTIHPGAGGTESQDWAEMLMRMYLRWAERQGFPVEMAELQPAEEAGIKSATFTVTGDYAYGLLTSEIGVHRLVRISPFDQQSRRHTSFASVFVSPEIDDSIQVDIKPEEIRVDTYRSGGKGGQHVNTTDSAVRITHFPTGIVVACQNERSQHKNRDKAFKILRSKIYEYELEKKREATRKVEDTKLEIDFGSQIRSYVLHPYRMVKDHRTKLEVGDVDRVLDGDLRPFIRGYLMARRNQG; from the exons ATGGTGGAAGAACTCGAACGCGAATACTCCAGCGTGCGCGACAAAGTCGCGGACCTGCGGAGCTATCTT GACTCGCCCTCCGTGCGAGCGCAATTAGCCGAAGTTGAAAAACAAGTTGCCGATCCCAGCGTCTGGACTGACCAGGCGCGCTCACAGACGCTCATGCGCCAGCGCAAACGCCTGGAAGATTCCCTGGCCATGGACTCCGATCTGGCGCGCCGCATGGAAGACATCCGGGCCTATTTTGATCTGGCCCGCGAAGGCGAAGCCGTCACCGCCGAACTGCAAAAAGAAATCAACGACCTGCGGGAGATCGCCGAGAAGCTGGAAACGCAAACGCTGCTCTCCGGCGAAAATGACATGCGCAACGCCATCGTCACCATCCACCCCGGCGCCGGCGGGACGGAATCACAGGACTGGGCGGAGATGCTCATGCGCATGTACCTGCGCTGGGCGGAGCGACAAGGATTTCCCGTGGAGATGGCGGAACTGCAGCCGGCGGAGGAAGCCGGCATCAAGTCGGCGACGTTTACCGTGACCGGCGACTACGCTTACGGCCTGCTCACCAGCGAGATCGGCGTGCACCGCCTGGTGCGCATCTCGCCCTTTGACCAGCAGAGCCGGCGGCATACCTCCTTCGCCAGCGTGTTCGTCTCGCCGGAAATTGATGACTCCATCCAGGTGGATATCAAGCCGGAAGAAATTCGCGTGGACACTTACCGCTCCGGCGGCAAAGGCGGCCAGCACGTGAACACCACCGACTCCGCCGTACGCATCACCCACTTTCCCACGGGCATCGTGGTGGCCTGCCAGAATGAACGCTCCCAGCACAAGAACCGCGACAAGGCCTTCAAGATTCTGCGCTCCAAGATTTATGAGTACGAGTTGGAGAAGAAGCGTGAAGCCACGCGGAAAGTGGAAGACACCAAGCTGGAGATTGATTTTGGTTCGCAGATACGGTCGTATGTTCTGCATCCTTACCGGATGGTGAAGGACCATCGCACCAAGCTCGAAGTGGGAGACGTGGACCGCGTTCTGGACGGCGATTTGCGCCCGTTCATTCGCGGTTATCTGATGGCGCGGCGAAATCAGGGATAA
- a CDS encoding DUF4919 domain-containing protein — protein MLVAVALTALTVPLAVRAQAHKPSEYAALRDRVKSGDQSVDFARLRISYVDSPEFKNAKDTSEESTKMSEAFKAREFKQVIKTAEVVLENNYTDLDAHFYAFTACRELGEVKQAEFHRAVFKGLVDSILHSGDGKTPETAYVVVTVHEEYVVLSMLGLQPQGQALLHDKGHSYDVMKAKDKKSGEAVTLYFNADIPFKSYEVKMK, from the coding sequence TTGCTTGTAGCGGTGGCGTTGACTGCGCTCACGGTGCCGCTGGCCGTCCGCGCCCAAGCCCATAAGCCTTCCGAGTATGCCGCTCTCCGCGACCGGGTGAAGAGCGGCGACCAATCTGTGGATTTTGCCCGCCTGCGCATCTCTTACGTTGATTCGCCGGAGTTCAAGAACGCCAAAGACACGTCTGAAGAATCAACCAAGATGAGCGAGGCCTTCAAGGCGCGGGAATTCAAGCAGGTGATCAAGACTGCAGAAGTAGTGCTGGAGAACAACTACACTGATCTGGACGCACACTTCTATGCGTTCACGGCTTGTCGCGAACTGGGCGAGGTCAAGCAGGCGGAGTTTCATCGCGCGGTGTTCAAGGGACTGGTCGACTCCATCCTGCATTCCGGCGACGGCAAGACCCCGGAGACCGCCTATGTTGTGGTTACTGTCCACGAAGAGTATGTGGTCTTGAGCATGCTCGGCTTGCAGCCGCAGGGTCAGGCGCTGCTGCATGACAAAGGACATTCCTATGACGTCATGAAGGCCAAAGACAAGAAATCCGGCGAGGCCGTCACGCTGTATTTCAACGCGGACATTCCTTTCAAAAGTTACGAAGTAAAGATGAAATGA
- a CDS encoding CoA-binding protein, whose translation MNPSATDEIGNLLKNATIIAVVGLSDSPLRPSYGVSAYMQSHGYKIIPVNPEIKGALGEKAVPSLSDIKNKIDIVDVFRRSEFVADIVDEAIRLKVPAIWLQEGVIDERAAEKARQAGIFVVMDKCILKEHRARFR comes from the coding sequence ATGAACCCCAGCGCCACTGACGAAATCGGTAACCTGCTGAAGAACGCCACCATCATTGCCGTGGTGGGGCTTTCGGACAGCCCGCTGCGGCCCAGTTACGGCGTCTCCGCCTACATGCAAAGCCATGGCTACAAGATCATTCCGGTGAACCCGGAAATCAAAGGCGCGCTGGGCGAGAAGGCCGTGCCGTCACTTTCCGACATCAAAAACAAGATTGACATCGTGGACGTGTTCCGCCGCTCGGAGTTTGTCGCCGATATCGTGGACGAAGCCATCCGCCTCAAAGTCCCCGCCATCTGGCTGCAGGAAGGCGTGATCGACGAGCGCGCCGCGGAGAAGGCCCGGCAGGCGGGAATCTTTGTGGTGATGGACAAGTGCATTCTGAAGGAGCATCGGGCACGGTTCAGGTGA
- a CDS encoding replication-associated recombination protein A, with amino-acid sequence MGLFQPLADAPQSKGARPLADRMRPRTLDEFVGQEHIVGPGKPLRLQIERDDPGSIIFWGPPGTGKTTLAQIIAHMTKAEFIEFSAVLSGIKEIKQVMADAEKARAYGTRTILFIDEIHRFNRAQQDAFLPHVERGNIRLIGATTENPSFEINGALLSRCRVYILNPLSETLIVTLLRRALEDQERGLGKMNVRAGEAVLQQIAAYTSGDARAAYNVLEVAAATAGDGGEITEQIIKDTLQKRVLLYDKSGEEHYNLISALHKSVRNSDVDAALYWLARMLESGEDPLYIARRVVRMASEDIGLASPEALNLCLSAKDAIDFLGMPEANLALAQAVAYLALAPKSNALYVAYGEVLEDVEKTAAEPVPLHIRNAPTTLMKSAGYGKGYQYAHDLEEKVADMQCLPDNLRDRRYYHPTQEGREKLLAQRMEEIRRLREEARKSSSTTKDTKEDKRKRKE; translated from the coding sequence ATGGGCTTGTTTCAACCACTCGCGGACGCACCGCAATCCAAAGGCGCGCGCCCCCTCGCCGACCGCATGCGGCCGCGCACGCTGGACGAGTTCGTGGGACAGGAGCACATCGTGGGCCCGGGCAAGCCGCTGCGCCTGCAGATTGAGCGCGACGATCCCGGCTCCATCATTTTCTGGGGGCCTCCGGGGACGGGCAAGACCACGCTGGCGCAGATCATCGCACACATGACCAAGGCAGAGTTCATTGAGTTTTCCGCCGTGCTCTCCGGCATCAAGGAAATCAAACAGGTCATGGCGGACGCGGAGAAGGCCCGCGCTTACGGAACGCGCACCATTCTTTTCATTGATGAAATTCACCGCTTCAATCGCGCCCAGCAGGACGCGTTTCTTCCCCACGTGGAGCGCGGCAACATACGGCTGATCGGGGCCACCACGGAGAACCCGTCGTTTGAGATCAACGGCGCTCTGCTTTCGCGCTGCCGGGTGTACATCCTGAATCCGCTGAGCGAAACGCTGATCGTCACGTTGCTGCGCCGCGCGCTGGAAGACCAGGAGCGCGGTCTGGGCAAGATGAACGTGCGGGCCGGCGAAGCGGTCCTGCAGCAGATCGCCGCTTATACCAGCGGCGATGCCCGCGCCGCGTACAACGTGCTGGAAGTGGCGGCGGCGACCGCTGGCGACGGTGGCGAGATTACTGAGCAGATCATTAAGGACACGCTGCAGAAGCGCGTCCTGCTCTATGACAAGTCGGGCGAAGAGCATTACAACCTGATTTCGGCGTTGCACAAGTCCGTCCGCAACAGTGACGTGGACGCGGCCCTTTACTGGCTGGCGCGCATGCTGGAGTCGGGCGAAGATCCGCTGTACATTGCGCGGCGCGTGGTGCGCATGGCGTCAGAAGATATCGGCTTGGCGTCGCCGGAAGCGCTGAACCTGTGCCTCTCCGCCAAAGACGCCATTGATTTCCTCGGCATGCCGGAAGCGAATCTGGCTCTGGCCCAGGCCGTCGCGTACCTGGCGCTGGCGCCCAAGTCGAATGCGCTTTACGTCGCCTACGGCGAAGTTCTGGAGGACGTGGAAAAGACCGCGGCCGAGCCGGTGCCGCTGCACATCCGCAATGCTCCCACCACGCTGATGAAGAGCGCAGGTTACGGCAAGGGCTACCAGTACGCGCACGACCTGGAAGAGAAAGTCGCCGACATGCAGTGCCTCCCAGACAACCTGCGCGACCGGCGGTATTACCATCCAACGCAGGAAGGCCGGGAAAAACTCTTGGCGCAGAGGATGGAAGAGATCAGAAGGTTGCGTGAGGAAGCGCGGAAGAGCAGCTCAACCACAAAGGACACGAAGGAAGACAAACGGAAGAGAAAAGAGTAG
- a CDS encoding DUF3383 domain-containing protein — protein MRKLGELICAVLLSSTLSLCIGCGGGQPTPLPGQGLPPISGNYSFQLGTFGAIGGPLATTAGNVTGGIILSDSVTSCQVGVFNVFGSIKAGGALSLFASAAGASLNLDGTVSADGKTISAATFTMTGTAGCVASGSATGVQMQDLSGVYSGTLTLTHGGVAVPISWSGALSQTVLTTGFIELTGGDATVGGIPAACGFTTSTFSVVGGGLVFGAHSSGNFQGGANGFNFKADATDATAKTLNVSMFVQGGPCAADTVAGTLSRP, from the coding sequence ATGCGCAAGCTGGGCGAGCTGATTTGTGCCGTGCTGCTTTCCTCAACGTTGTCTCTCTGCATCGGCTGCGGAGGCGGCCAGCCAACACCACTTCCGGGACAGGGGTTGCCGCCTATTAGCGGCAACTACAGCTTTCAACTGGGAACGTTTGGCGCCATCGGCGGACCTCTCGCTACCACCGCCGGAAATGTGACCGGCGGGATCATCCTTAGCGACTCCGTCACCTCATGCCAGGTCGGCGTCTTCAACGTGTTCGGCTCAATTAAGGCGGGCGGAGCTTTATCGCTGTTTGCGTCCGCCGCGGGCGCGTCGCTTAACCTGGACGGCACGGTCAGCGCCGACGGGAAGACCATCTCCGCCGCCACTTTCACCATGACCGGGACTGCCGGCTGCGTGGCCAGCGGCTCGGCCACCGGCGTCCAGATGCAGGACCTGAGTGGCGTCTACTCCGGCACGCTCACGCTGACGCACGGTGGCGTAGCCGTGCCGATTAGCTGGTCGGGCGCCCTCTCACAAACGGTCCTGACCACCGGTTTCATCGAACTCACGGGCGGTGACGCGACGGTAGGCGGCATTCCCGCGGCGTGCGGGTTTACCACGTCCACTTTTTCTGTGGTTGGCGGCGGCTTGGTGTTTGGCGCGCACTCCAGCGGCAACTTTCAAGGTGGGGCCAACGGCTTCAACTTCAAGGCCGACGCCACCGACGCGACCGCCAAGACGCTGAATGTCTCGATGTTCGTTCAAGGCGGCCCCTGCGCTGCCGACACCGTGGCGGGAACACTCAGCCGGCCTTAA
- a CDS encoding RNA methyltransferase: MPATDDTRLRPIASRQNALVKDLRKAFTQSEPTSEGFIAIEGIRMIEEALRSGLRFQAIFFSESARHHATRLMPQVSSHTEALLLPDDIFSSAVSTETPQGVAALVKLKPGKLEDLLEQVNDNFLAVAAAGIQDPGNLGTIIRSAEAFSARGVLLGENTVSAFNTKVVRASAGSLFREPLVRVKLAPAIAQMKQAGVRVLASSSHKGKALDQADFTGALMIVIGNEGAGLPAEILAAADELVTIPHSARVESLNAGIAASIFLYEAARQRQKNLTADER; this comes from the coding sequence ATGCCCGCCACTGACGACACACGTTTGCGTCCCATCGCCAGCCGCCAGAACGCGCTGGTAAAGGACCTGCGCAAGGCCTTTACCCAGAGCGAACCCACCAGCGAAGGATTCATCGCCATTGAAGGCATCCGCATGATTGAAGAGGCCCTGCGCAGCGGGCTGCGCTTCCAGGCCATCTTCTTCAGTGAGAGTGCGCGCCACCACGCCACGCGCCTGATGCCCCAAGTTTCCAGCCACACGGAAGCTCTCCTGCTCCCCGATGACATTTTTTCCAGCGCCGTGAGCACGGAAACGCCGCAAGGCGTGGCCGCATTGGTGAAGCTGAAGCCCGGCAAACTCGAAGACTTGCTGGAACAGGTGAACGACAACTTTCTCGCCGTGGCCGCCGCGGGCATTCAAGATCCGGGAAATTTGGGTACCATTATCCGCTCGGCGGAGGCTTTTTCCGCGCGCGGCGTGCTGCTGGGAGAAAACACCGTGAGCGCATTCAACACCAAAGTTGTCCGCGCCAGCGCGGGGAGCCTGTTTCGCGAACCGCTGGTCCGCGTGAAACTCGCTCCCGCCATCGCGCAGATGAAGCAGGCCGGCGTGCGGGTGCTGGCCAGTTCGTCGCATAAGGGCAAGGCGCTCGATCAAGCCGACTTCACCGGCGCGCTGATGATCGTGATCGGCAATGAAGGCGCAGGACTGCCGGCGGAAATTCTCGCCGCAGCCGATGAATTGGTCACCATTCCCCACTCAGCGCGGGTGGAGTCATTGAATGCGGGGATCGCGGCTTCAATATTTCTGTACGAAGCGGCAAGGCAGCGGCAGAAAAACCTTACGGCTGATGAACGCTGA
- a CDS encoding DoxX family protein → MIKKAEVAYAWFLKIADGCQSPFLLLVRLFWGWQFWQSGWAHLHDMPKFVDFFISLGIPAPSLNAHFVAVLEFGGGILLALGLGSRLISLLLAGDMLVAFITADREALLSIFSDTDKFYAAAPYTLLFASLLVLFFGPGMFSLDTLVARYFKKRQTAAA, encoded by the coding sequence ATGATCAAGAAAGCTGAAGTCGCCTACGCGTGGTTTCTGAAGATTGCTGACGGCTGCCAATCGCCCTTTCTTCTGTTGGTCCGCCTGTTTTGGGGATGGCAATTTTGGCAGTCCGGGTGGGCCCACCTCCACGACATGCCAAAGTTCGTGGACTTCTTCATCAGCCTGGGGATTCCCGCGCCATCACTCAACGCGCATTTCGTCGCCGTGCTGGAATTCGGCGGCGGCATTCTGCTGGCCCTCGGTTTGGGATCTCGCCTGATTTCCCTGCTGCTTGCCGGGGACATGCTGGTGGCCTTCATCACGGCGGATCGCGAAGCCCTGCTCTCCATCTTTTCTGACACTGACAAGTTTTACGCCGCGGCCCCGTACACGCTGTTGTTCGCGTCTTTACTGGTGCTGTTTTTTGGACCAGGAATGTTTTCGCTGGACACCCTGGTGGCCCGCTATTTCAAGAAACGCCAGACTGCCGCGGCATAG